From the Musa acuminata AAA Group cultivar baxijiao chromosome BXJ3-1, Cavendish_Baxijiao_AAA, whole genome shotgun sequence genome, the window GATCATGATTTATGTCCACCTGTTTTCTTGAAATAAATATTCCTCATGAAAAGATCCATTAGATCATTTAAATCAATTTAGGTCACTTATACATCATCATGAATGATATcttatacatcacatcataagacTATAATCCAAAATCAGCATGACAAAGTGGACTTGAATGGGATGTAAACTTAACCAGATGTTGACATTGTGAGTAAACAAAGAGCTACTTGAACCTATGTTGAATATGACAACCATTAATTAATCTTAATGCTATCAAAAATTGCTGTGCAAGTTAGTCCGGACAATATCAACTTCTTTGTCCATGAAAAGGATGGGGAAGAAAAGGAGGCATTGATGAGATGAGGTCATCTGGTAGAATCATGTTTACCTCAGTTCTTATCTCTGCTTTTCCAAACTCATTTTGTCTGTAATGTGATGAGGAAGAAACTATTTCTATCAGTAAATAATTAGATGTAGTTTCaggaaaagataaaataataatatatatttaaattaatataaacttATATGTAATATTTCGATTTAGTCTTACATCCAAAATGAAAGAAAACTGGAATAAACATATATGGATCGGACAGGTCTGCTATCATCAAATATTATCTTGGATGAGCCTATTAATTAGCTCCATCTCAGTACTTGGGTAGTGAGCACTCTGTTGGCAGCTGACCATGGAATCTCTTGGGGTCTTGGCAGTAGTCATAGATGAGGTGGTACTTCCTCACCCATTTCAGCAGCCTCCTCTGCCGCCCTGTGAGGCTCCTCAGCCTTGGCTTGTTCCACCAGTTGCTGTTGCTCCCTGCCCTGCAAAACCTGGGGTTGCCCTTCCAAACGCAGGCGTCGATCTTGTAGTCCCCCAGCGTGGCCACGAAGGGCCCCTTGGACCAATCCACCTTGTCCTCCCCTCCCCGTGTCGCCCAGCTGTCGCCGTTCCACAGGCTCGCCTTGAGAGTCATCGGCTGCCATCTTGGGAAGGCCACACCCTCGTCTGCGTGGTTCCTGTAAACCCTAACTGGCACCCAGTCCACCATCAGCCTGCACGAAAGCCAACACCacctcaagcttaatcatcggctACCACTGCCATGCCTGCATGTCGCTATGCTTTGGCTTACACGATCTGGTACAGGTTCCAGAAGATGGAGTAGGTGTGGAAGTCTTTGGTGGGATCGAACCACAGATAGATCCTCTCCTCCCGGTTACCCGACCCGTCGGCGTAGATATTTGTCTGCAGAATGTAAGGTTGCCCGGTCACGTTTCCGAGGAACTCGAAGTCGATCTCGTCCCTGTTAGGTCGATCAGAAGTGAGCTGCAAGGCCGGCAAACAGTCACAGACCAGTTCATCATGCACGCAGAA encodes:
- the LOC135628670 gene encoding probable xyloglucan endotransglucosylase/hydrolase protein 10, whose product is MVYCVCNKATLLISLLSISIVRSGLASVVSTGDFNTDFHITWSPSHVNTSADGHLRTLMLDQESGSSFASNNMFLFGEIDMRIKLIPGYSAGTVLAYYLTSDRPNRDEIDFEFLGNVTGQPYILQTNIYADGSGNREERIYLWFDPTKDFHTYSIFWNLYQIVLMVDWVPVRVYRNHADEGVAFPRWQPMTLKASLWNGDSWATRGGEDKVDWSKGPFVATLGDYKIDACVWKGNPRFCRAGSNSNWWNKPRLRSLTGRQRRLLKWVRKYHLIYDYCQDPKRFHGQLPTECSLPKY